One Fragaria vesca subsp. vesca unplaced genomic scaffold, FraVesHawaii_1.0 scf0512975, whole genome shotgun sequence genomic region harbors:
- the LOC101299147 gene encoding uncharacterized protein LOC101299147, with protein MEGGSSKLQSIQDAIRSSDVVENRIELIKKLGDLKITEKSEMASLAECLTIFWEDYTCLDLSQCMLNSAIIQVASKHLESDISNCLAHFLVLGTKASIWCGKHLKMTLMSTEESQEEEHENLFFQVDIGDTVLVLISLQKEYVASYVVHPLCLARLFLDLLSFSGASFSALARYPVFVEKMTVDIVETFFDEELNLIKDSLPEIKRIQSFVSEEVVVKVTQEVIDSVIRLCGTYARALNWESWEEKLERDKTDMDFQGAKSMNHVINVTKCTVEKLCEMGVVAANNGGSLVPIINMSWKGVVTLLQLGDGVLATKVNIAVLISNLISLVNESIRRAAEAWFSSLKENISVTEARKAFLPVKFYLVTAVKISSLYPYQAYLVRSEITKCILMMSMLKCSLSKENLLKTASDVFTELLEKTSLDLLIAMLNSVQVKQELKVEFLDYLFSEGSCTDSVAGDPSKMHIMVDLFSTCGEVLPGERTLLIGHISLFLNFLRFSLDLDDDVKLWIAGKLDWFFDMLVNEEVYSSILLLQVPVLYGCGKTVEVVWQPMFSSLLNALQTFMLVVSSNPAWTELESFLLENLFHPHFLCWEIVMELWCFMVRHAESGMVSGIVGKLCSLMKLVASTESVLIADSALRKVARSISTILTFGAQSMVDQVYMAIVRDEGTQLSSVMRLALFMEGFPLNLLSDKMKRIVTQRIMSDYCLFIENFDEKSMNSLDCGLFGAPVFALSSSLQSLQINTSDINVKTLKLLVAIIHNYKVCEDKLMKDQYRKLLSETLGIISNVRHLYASLEMEKVICELENLFISGPDVSDTHLYECKPDLALFMAGLAHMDIKETDESSNISALWDLYHMLLGEQHWAFIHLAITAFGYFSARTNCNKLWRFVPQNAALSYDLASGNEANLDRFMSEFKVFLEKETALLTITASSDQLGLLVREGLKLKEMFQKFSNVIIETAECDYMEIDGEKQTMEWNSGGHSSRKRKFPDGIEKGMELLQSGMKVIVDSISQLQRNDQPSSNALPDNFLTTFSRLEAEISQLVGLAGTD; from the exons ATGGAGGGAGGGAGCTCCAAATTGCAGAGCATACAAGATGCCATCAGATCCTCAGAT GTGGTGGAGAATCGGATTGAGTTAATTAAGAAGCTTGGTGATTTGAAAATAACAGAGAAATCTGAGATGGCTTCGCTTGCCGAGTGTTTGACA ATATTCTGGGAGGACTATACTTGCTTGGATTTAAGCCAGTGCATGTTAAATAGTGCTATAATACAGGTGGCATCGAAGCACCTAGAATCGGACATATCTAACTGTCTAGCACATTTCCTTGTCCTTGGGACCAAG GCAAGCATATGGTGTGGAAAGCACCTAAAAATGACTCTTATGTCGACCGAGGAATCTCAAGAAGAAGAGCATGAGAACCTGTTCTTTCAGGTAGATATTGGTGACACTGTCCTTGTTCTTATTTCCTTGCAGAAGGAGTATGTTGCATCTTATGTTGTACATCCTTTGTGCTTAGCCAGA CTGTTTCTGGATCTGCTTAGCTTTTCGGGGGCTAGCTTTTCAGCACTGGCAAGATACCCTGTTTTTGTTGAGAAGATGACAGTGGATATAGTTGAAACCTTTTTTGATGAAGAGTTAAACTTGATCAAAGATTCATTACCAGAGATAAAG AGAATTCAGTCATTTGTATCAGAAGAAGTAGTTGTAAAGGTCACACAGGAGGTCATTGATTCTGTAATTAGACTGTGTGGAACATATGCCCGAGCTTTGAATTGGGAGTCCTGGGAAGAAAAACTCGAGAGGGACAAAACTGACATGGACTTTCAAGGGGCCAAAAGTATGAATCATGTTATCAATGTAACAAAGTGTACCGTAGAAAAACTATGTGAGATGGGAGTTGTTGCAGCAAATAATGGAGGAAGTCTAGTACCAATCATTAATATGTCTTGGAAAGGTGTGGTTACTTTGCTTCAGCTTGGTGATGGTGTATTAGCAACAAAGGTGAACATAGCAGTTCTAATTTCAAATCTAATCTCATTGGTTAATGAATCTATAAGACGTGCTGCTGAGGCTTGGTTTTCATCACTGAAGGAAAACATTTCTGTGACAGAAGCTAGAAAGGCGTTTCTTCCTGTAAAGTTTTATTTGGTTACTGCAGTGAAAATATCTTCCCTATACCCATATCAAGCATATCTGGTGCGAAGTGAGATAACAAAATGTATCCTGATGATGTCAATGTTAAAGTGTTCACTGAGCAAAGAAAATCTGTTAAAAACTGCCAGTGATGTCTTCACAGAACTCTTGGAGAAGACATCCTTGGATTTGCTTATTGCTATGCTGAACTCAGTTCAAGTAAAGCAGGAGCTGAAGGTTGAGTTTCTAGACTATCTCTTCAGTGAAGGAAGCTGCACAGATTCTGTCGCTGGAGATCCAAGTAAGATGCATATAATGGTTGACTTATTTTCTACATGTGGGGAAGTATTGCCTGGAGAAAGAACCTTATTGATTGGCCATATTTCattgtttcttaattttctgaGATTTTCTCTTGATCTTGACGATGATGTAAAGCTTTGGATTGCTGGAAAGCTTGATTGGTTCTTTGATATGTTGGTAAATGAAGAGGTATATTCTTCCATTCTTCTCCTGCAAGTTCCTGTGCTATATGGTTGTGGAAAAACTGTGGAAGTTGTCTGGCAGCctatgttttcttctcttttgaatGCATTGCAAACCTTCATGCTTGTGGTTTCTTCTAATCCTGCTTGGACGGAGTTGGAGTCTTTCCTTCTTGAGAATTTATTTCACCCCCACTTTCTTTGCTGGGAGATTGTCATGGAACTTTGGTGCTTTATGGTTCGCCATGCTGAATCAGGGATGGTGAGTGGCATTGTTGGTAAACTTTGCTCATTAATGAAGTTGGTGGCATCTACTGAATCAGTTCTTATCGCTGATTCTGCTCTGAGAAAAGTTGCAAGGTCAATCAGCACAATTCTTACTTTTGGCGCACAATCTATGGTAGACCAGGTTTACATGGCCATTGTCCGTGATGAGGGAACCCAACTGTCATCAGTTATGCGTCTGGCGCTGTTCATGGAGGGCTTCCCACTGAATTTACTGTCAGACAAGATGAAAAGAATTGTGACGCAAAGGATAATGTCTGATTACTGTCTCttcattgaaaattttgatgagaAGTCAATGAACTCTCTTGACTGTGGTCTTTTCGGGGCCCCAGTTTTTGCTTTGTCATCTTCGTTGCAATCTCT TCAGATCAACACATCTGATATCAATGTGAAGACCCTGAAGCTTTTAGTTGCCATCATTCATAACTACAAAGTTTGTGAAGATAAGCTAATGAAGGACCAGTATCGTAAGCTTCTGAGTGAAACGTTAGGGATAATCTCAAATGTGAGGCACCTATATGCATCTCTTGAAATGGAGAAAGTAATCTGTGAGCTCGAGAACCTGTTTATCTCGGGACCTGATGTTTCTGATACCCACTTGTATGAATGTAAACCAGACCTGGCTCTTTTCATGGCAGGGCTTGCTCACATGGATATCAAAGAAACTGATGAAAGTTCCAATATCTCTGCTCTATGGGATTTGTATCATATGTTACTGGGAGAGCAGCACTGGGCATTTATTCATTTGGCAATTACAGCATTTGGATACTTTTCTGCTCGGACAAATTGCAATAAGCTCTGGAGATTTGTCCCCCAGAATGCAGCGCTTTCTTATGATCTGGCTTCTGGAAATGAGGCAAATCTGGATCGATTTATGTCTGAATTCAAGGTATTCCTTGAGAAGGAAACGGCACTCCTCACAATAACGGCTAGCTCTGACCAGCTTGGTCTGCTTGTGAGGGAGGGTCTAAAGCTAAAAGAAATGTTTCAAAAGTTTTCAAATGTAATCATTGAGACTGCGGAATGTGACTACATGGAAATTGATGGAGAAAAGCAGACCATGGAGTGGAACAGTGGAGGACATTCGAGTAGGAAGAGGAAGTTTCCTGATGGAATTGAAAAGGGAATGGAACTGCTACAAAGTGGTATGAAGGTTATTGTGGATAGTATTTCTCAGTTGCAGCGAAATGATCAACCCAGCTCCAATGCACTTCCCGACAACTTCTTGACAACCTTTTCTCGCCTTGAAGCTGAAATTTCTCAACTGGTTGGCCTGGCTGGTACTGATTAG
- the LOC101299438 gene encoding uncharacterized protein LOC101299438 — MNTLATFSLVLLTLSLVSSSMADHKANVFNNLPGNANLVVHCTSAGSDLGTQTITYLHDFTWTVNNVLNCDMSWGTVKGNFDIYDPKRDATRCAYGNTCFWRVKEDGLYLFLKEQKRLELQFKWPGKVSA, encoded by the coding sequence ATGAATACACTTGCCACCTTTTCCCTTGTTCTGTTGACACTGTCTCTTGTTAGCTCGTCGATGGCTGACCATAAGGCAAACGTCTTCAACAATTTGCCTGGAAACGCCAACCTGGTTGTTCATTGTACATCTGCAGGTTCAGATTTGGGCACACAAACTATAACCTATTTACATGACTTCACCTGGACCGTCAATAACGTTTTGAACTGTGACATGAGTTGGGGCACTGTGAAGGGAAATTTCGACATCTATGATCCGAAAAGAGATGCAACAAGGTGTGCTTATGGAAATACTTGCTTTTGGCGTGTGAAGGAGGATGGTTTGTATCTCTTCCTCAAGGAGCAGAAGAGGTTGGAGTTGCAGTTTAAATGGCCAGGAAAGGTTTCTGCTTAG
- the LOC101298851 gene encoding uncharacterized protein LOC101298851, protein MKIIISILFICGLAFFVIFMSLLEPQNLLGTEFDVRVINGFTNNSSLPLVVWCSSKENDLGGRALQEKDDFSWRLRTNFWGSSYNHFVCTMKWDEKRRRFDAFKIPRDIQRCGPLRKCSWLVREDGFYFSNDEVNWKKDFSW, encoded by the coding sequence atgaaaatcatcatcagcatTCTCTTCATATGTGGCCTCGCATTCTTCGTGATATTCATGTCTCTGTTGGAACCACAGAACTTGCTGGGCACCGAATTCGACGTTCGAGTCATCAACGGCTTCACAAACAACTCGTCCCTGCCGCTAGTCGTCTGGTGTTCGTCGAAAGAAAATGATCTCGGTGGACGTGCGCTTCAGGAGAAGGATGACTTCAGTTGGAGGCTGAGGACTAACTTCTGGGGATCGAGTTATAACCATTTCGTGTGCACGATGAAATGGGACGAAAAGCGAAGGCGCTTCGATGCCTTCAAGATTCCGAGAGACATTCAACGGTGCGGTCCTTTGCGGAAGTGCTCATGGCTGGTGAGGGAGGATGGATTTTATTTCAGCAACGATGAAGTAAACTGGAAAAAGGACTTTTCATGGtag